In Tachypleus tridentatus isolate NWPU-2018 chromosome 7, ASM421037v1, whole genome shotgun sequence, a genomic segment contains:
- the LOC143256041 gene encoding phosphatidylcholine:ceramide cholinephosphotransferase 2-like yields the protein MTNKVDCDCIRTEIDCLENSLIRKKMSGDSSDTGDDVRISLTSFDREEGRFPSEKWKTFLAFTFMSLNLVLNLTCLSIVHERMPDRTKYPPLPDIFFDLFPPADWALDVSEEIIVVAVWLTLFIIFIHRSRFIILRRVFLIMGLLYFMRSITMFVTQVPVASTTYYCSPKVNKTSAGLVFGRVLHMLGGFGLSINGRHTFCGDYIYSGHTVILTMAYLVIQEYTPRRCWFLHWLVWAASVTGIFMVLLSRGHYTVDVVIAYFVTTRVFWMYHTLANNPSLKGEEHTNFLSKLWWFPLFLYFERNVNGVIPSQYEWPLPWPRRCFRSPYVS from the exons ATGACCAATAAAGTCGACTGTGACTGTATAAGAACAGAGATTGATTGCTTAGAAAACAGTTTAATCAGAAAGAAGATGAGTGGAGATTCAAGTGATACAGGAGATGATGTTAGGATTAGTTTAACATCATTTGACAGAGAAGAAGGAAGGTTTCCCTCTGAAAAATGGAAAACATTTCTTGCTTTTACTTTCATGTCCTTGAATCTAGTCTTAAACCTAACCTGCCTTTCAATTGTGCATGAAAGAATGCCAGACCGTACAAAATATCCTCCTCTACCAGACATTTTCTTTGATTTGTTCCCACCTGCTGACTGGGCTTTGGACGTATCTGAAGAGATAATTGTAGTAGCTGTGTGGTtaactttgtttataatttttatacatagaAGTAG atttatcATATTAAGAAGAGTCTTCCTAATTATGGGCCTGTTGTACTTTATGCGTAGCATTACGATGTTTGTAACACAAGTACCAGTAGCAAGCACAACATATTATTGCTCGCCAAAG GTTAATAAGACTTCTGCTGGTCTTGTGTTTGGACGAGTGCTTCACATGCTTGGTGGATTTGGACTCTCTATAAATGGACGACACACATTTTGTGGAGATTACATCTACAGTGGCCACACGGTTATTTTGACCATGGCCTATCTTGTGATACAGGAGT ACACTCCTCGACGCTGTTGGTTTCTTCACTGGCTTGTGTGGGCAGCAAGTGTTACGGGAATCTTCATGGTACTACTTTCAAGAGGTCATTACACTGTTGATGTTGTTATAGCTTATTTTGTGACCACAAGAGTTTTCTGGATGTACCATACATTAGCAAATAATCCATCTCTGAAA GGTGAAGAACACACAAACTTTTTATCTAAACTCTGGTGGTTTCCATTGTTCCTGTACTTTGAGCGTAATGTTAATGGTGTGATACCTAGCCAATATGAGTGGCCATTACCTTGGCCAAGGAGATGCTTTAGATCTCCATATGTTTCTTAG